One genomic segment of Tachyglossus aculeatus isolate mTacAcu1 chromosome 17, mTacAcu1.pri, whole genome shotgun sequence includes these proteins:
- the LOC119939020 gene encoding LOW QUALITY PROTEIN: nucleolysin TIAR-like (The sequence of the model RefSeq protein was modified relative to this genomic sequence to represent the inferred CDS: deleted 1 base in 1 codon; substituted 1 base at 1 genomic stop codon), whose amino-acid sequence MSSEMPHLLKGKAKRKYLGFNGAGSRSHKLLKFRQELPFQEGCIWLNIDGDLETLASSNLPMGVFTKNLYHFVICSEMKRFYLNSLWEDLKQEHRILYFGNLLRDVMEVLILQLFSQIGPCKIMIPNQVNCRRVNSSCFVEFYEHKDAAAAIAAIHGRKFWGKEVKVNWTTTPSSQKKTTTEQQKISKDTPNHFRVFVGDLRVEITTEDIKSAFTPFGKISDAHVVKAMATGKSKGXRFVLFYYKLDAKNAVVLSEGECLGGRQIRANWALYKPPVFKNTQENETSRRFWQNYIVTLHT is encoded by the exons ATGAGTTCTGAGATGCCTCATTTACTAAAAGGAAAAGCCAAAAGAAAG TATCTCGGCTTTAATGGAGCAGGATCTAGGAGCCATAAGCTGTTGAAATTCAGGCAGGAGCTGCCATTCCAAGAAGGCTGCATTTGGTTAAACATAGATGGAGACTTAGAAACATTAGCCTCCTCCAATCTCCCTATGGGG GTTTTCACTAAAAATCTCTACCACTTCGTAATTTGCAGTGAAATGAAACGGTTct atctgaactccttgtgg GAAGACCTTAAGCAGGAGCACAG GATCCTCTATTTTGGCAATCTCCTTAGGGATGTGATGGAAGTTCTTATACTTCAATTATTCAGTCAAATTGGACCATGCAAAATCATGATTCCAAATCAAGTCAACTGCAGAAGGGTCAACTCTTCTT GCTTTGTGGAATTTTATGAACACAAGGATGCAGCTGCTGCAATAGCTGCTATTCATGGGAGAAAGTTTTGGGGAAAGGAGGTTAAAGTAAATTGGACAACTACACCAAGTAGCCAGAAAAAGAC AACAACAGAACAACAGAAGATATCAAAAGACACACCCAATCACTTCCGTGTATTTGTTGGGGATTTAAGAGTAGAAATAACAACAGAAGATATCAAATCAGCATTTACTCCGTTTGGTAAAATATCAGATGCTCATGTAGTTAAAGCTATGGCAACTGGA AAATCAAAAGGATAACGCTTTGTGCTATTTTATTACAAACTGGATGCCAAAAATGCAGTTGTGCTTAGTGAAGGTGAGTGTCTGGGAGGTCGTCAGATAAGAGCCAACTGGGCATTGTATAAACCACCTGTTTTTAAAAATACACAAGAAAATGAGACTTCCAGGAG